In a single window of the Candidatus Methylomirabilota bacterium genome:
- a CDS encoding glucose 1-dehydrogenase, with amino-acid sequence MPKRSYSAETVSDALTHREGTQHRHEGPPRRHAPRPRAGSASVGARRNRRRKGRAGSDRGSAGRLQGKVAIVTGAARGIGLAIAEALVAQGAQVTLADWLADEVRAQATKLGPGALAVPTDVGDAGQVRRLVAATVERFGRLDVMVANAAVQAEIPFLDLTETEFDRVIRVNLKGTFLCGQAAARHMVETGTRGAIINLSSVNAVVAHPVLVHYAASKGGIAMLTKGMAVALAPHGIRVNAIGPGTVNTPINANFFGVPGMIQRFLMRTPLGRIAEPEEIARIAVFLASDDASYVTGTTIYADGGRLALNGVMPPAP; translated from the coding sequence ATGCCAAAGCGGAGTTATTCGGCGGAGACGGTCTCGGACGCTCTCACCCACCGCGAGGGGACACAGCACCGGCATGAAGGGCCTCCCCGGCGGCACGCGCCCCGGCCGCGAGCCGGGAGCGCCTCCGTCGGGGCCCGACGGAACCGACGGCGAAAGGGACGGGCGGGATCCGATCGAGGGTCCGCCGGGCGCCTCCAGGGCAAGGTCGCCATCGTCACCGGCGCCGCGCGCGGGATCGGGCTCGCCATCGCCGAGGCGCTCGTCGCCCAGGGTGCCCAGGTCACGCTCGCCGACTGGCTGGCCGACGAGGTGCGCGCGCAGGCGACGAAGCTCGGCCCCGGCGCCCTGGCCGTCCCCACCGACGTCGGCGATGCCGGGCAGGTGCGACGCCTCGTGGCCGCCACCGTCGAGCGCTTCGGGCGCCTCGACGTGATGGTCGCCAATGCGGCGGTGCAGGCGGAGATCCCCTTCCTCGACCTCACCGAGACGGAGTTCGACCGGGTGATCCGCGTGAACCTGAAGGGGACGTTCCTGTGCGGCCAGGCGGCGGCGCGCCACATGGTCGAGACGGGAACCCGAGGGGCGATCATCAACCTGAGCTCGGTCAATGCCGTCGTCGCGCACCCGGTGCTGGTCCACTACGCGGCCTCCAAGGGCGGCATCGCGATGTTGACCAAGGGCATGGCGGTGGCGCTGGCCCCCCACGGGATCCGGGTCAACGCGATCGGCCCCGGCACGGTGAACACGCCGATCAACGCGAACTTCTTCGGCGTGCCCGGAATGATCCAGCGCTTCCTGATGCGGACGCCGTTGGGGCGGATCGCGGAGCCCGAGGAGATCGCCCGGATCGCCGTGTTCCTGGCGTCGGACGACGCCTCCTACGTGACCGGGACGACGATCTACGCCGACGGCGGACGGCTGGCCCTGAACGGAGTCATGCCCCCCGCCCCCTGA
- a CDS encoding DUF6569 family protein yields the protein MRATRRQFVRWLGLTAGTVGLRPATAWAERLRILGGGDGGGGLDRPSGQGSPDFHRFAAGVRIGETRTHGLLRVFWLHGQPGAPLAVTALEEARESGDLVITEQEQATVPELIVENRGKTHVLLLAGEILLGGKQNRVLTEDLLLPPLSGPRKVGVYCVEQGRWAGRAKEFGARGSFAAPGLRSKVLEKAGQGRVWAEVDRYARRAAAPSTTQSYQAIYDKPEVKAQLREAERGLDSRAAPGALGAAVFVGRTLAGLDLFFEPDLFAREWPKLLRAQALDAYGRPEAPDPDQGPARARAEDLLRAAATIEGTLHANAGAGRVFEYRAAGQQGSALLFEGRVMHAVIL from the coding sequence ATGCGAGCGACGCGGCGGCAGTTCGTGCGGTGGTTGGGCCTGACAGCCGGCACGGTCGGCCTGCGCCCGGCGACGGCGTGGGCGGAGCGGCTCAGAATCCTCGGAGGCGGCGACGGCGGTGGCGGCCTCGACCGGCCCTCGGGCCAGGGCAGTCCGGATTTCCACCGATTCGCAGCGGGCGTCCGGATCGGGGAGACCCGGACCCACGGCCTCCTCAGAGTCTTCTGGCTCCACGGACAGCCGGGGGCGCCGCTGGCCGTGACCGCGCTCGAGGAGGCGCGCGAGAGCGGAGACCTCGTGATCACCGAGCAGGAGCAGGCCACCGTACCCGAGCTGATCGTGGAGAACCGCGGGAAGACCCACGTCCTCCTCCTGGCCGGCGAGATCCTCCTCGGCGGCAAGCAGAACCGCGTTCTCACCGAGGACCTCCTGCTGCCGCCCCTGTCCGGTCCGCGCAAGGTCGGCGTCTACTGCGTGGAGCAGGGCCGCTGGGCCGGCCGGGCGAAGGAGTTCGGCGCTCGCGGCAGCTTCGCCGCGCCGGGGCTCCGCTCGAAGGTCCTGGAGAAGGCAGGGCAGGGCCGCGTCTGGGCCGAGGTCGACCGGTATGCGCGCCGCGCGGCCGCGCCGTCGACCACCCAGAGCTACCAGGCGATCTACGACAAGCCGGAGGTGAAGGCCCAGCTCCGCGAGGCGGAGCGGGGGCTCGATTCCCGCGCGGCGCCCGGCGCCCTGGGGGCCGCGGTCTTCGTGGGGAGGACCCTGGCCGGCCTCGACCTCTTCTTCGAGCCCGACCTCTTCGCCCGTGAGTGGCCGAAGCTCCTGCGCGCCCAGGCGCTGGATGCCTACGGCCGGCCCGAGGCGCCGGACCCCGATCAGGGCCCGGCGCGGGCGCGCGCGGAGGACCTCCTGCGGGCGGCGGCGACGATCGAGGGAACCCTGCACGCCAACGCAGGCGCGGGCCGCGTCTTCGAGTACCGGGCGGCCGGACAGCAAGGGTCGGCCCTCCTCTTCGAGGGCCGGGTCATGCACGCGGTGATCCTCTGA